A part of Synchiropus splendidus isolate RoL2022-P1 chromosome 19, RoL_Sspl_1.0, whole genome shotgun sequence genomic DNA contains:
- the LOC128751665 gene encoding dual specificity protein phosphatase 3-like, with translation MKTKPSQQVAAAVPDGSSFEVTLQQLNDLLTDDSGFYSWPTRHFHEVHPRIYVGNAFVATNVMRLKRLGVTHVLNAAEGTSFMHVNTDGEFYTGSGITYHGVPASDTDHYDISVYFEEAADFIEKALASKHGKGKVYVHCREGYSRSPTLVIAYLMLRQHMDVHTALAMVRQKREIGPNDGFLRQLCRLNQRLAAEGKFWTK, from the exons ATGAAGACCAAACCCTcgcagcaggtggcagcggcGGTTCCGGACGGGTCCAGTTTCGAGGTGACGCTCCAGCAGCTCAACGACTTGTTGACGGACGACAGCGGGTTCTACAGCTGGCCCACGCGACACTTCCACGAAGTGCACCCCAGAATCTACGTGGGCAACGC GTTCGTGGCCACAAACGTGATGCGGCTCAAGCGTCTGGGCGTCACCCACGTCCTGAACGCCGCCGAGGGCACCTCCTTCATGCACGTCAACACCGACGGCGAGTTCTACACCGGCTCGGGGATCACCTACCACGGCGTCCCGGCCAGCGACACCGACCACTACGACATCAGCGTGTATTTCGAGGAGGCGGCCGACTTCATCGAGAAAGCACTGGCCTCCAAACACGGGAAAG GTAAAGTCTACGTCCACTGCCGCGAGGGCTACAGCCGCTCGCCCACGCTGGTCATCGCCTACCTGATGCTCCGCCAGCACATGGACGTGCACACGGCGCTCGCCATGGTGCGTCAGAAGCGAGAGATCGGGCCCAACGACGGCTTCCTGCGGCAGCTCTGTCGGCTCAACCAGCGCCTGGCTGCCGAGGGCAAGTTCTGGACCAAGTGA